From the Oryzias melastigma strain HK-1 linkage group LG13, ASM292280v2, whole genome shotgun sequence genome, the window tgcattcactgactcacAGAACTTGAATGGTTACAGTCAGAAAATCTTCGTACTAAGGCGGTAAGCGAAAGGGGGGGGGTCATAAATCGGCAGGAAAAGTTTCGATTTATTTGCGCTAAAACTCGGctttttatgcctttttatGCGTAATTTACTTGCTACTTTTGAAATGTGTGTAAAAAGTGGCGTTTTGGATGGCCTATACGATCTTGGTTTCTACTGAGCCTGGTGTAAtttaataatactaataaatatattaaattttgCACAACTCTTGGTTTCTACAGAGAGAAGTAGCAATTCGTTTTCCCCATGATTTGGCTCAAAGCTttgatgttctgttttaaattgagatttttttagtaaatatacacaaaaaataGTGTTTACATCTCAGGTAGTTACTCTTTCTTCACTCCAAAAGAAACAGTTAGAACAACAAGAGCAAATTAAGCTACAGAAGCACTTTCATGAATGAAATGAAGGTGCGTCGTTAACAAAATGTTATgtgcttttactgtttttttttttgtttatgcttgttttaaattttgtttctagtttgatgtttttataggGAGTCAATTTTACCATCAGTGCTttgacagcagatgaaaaatagctctCGATCTAACTCTGGTGCATTGGCAGCAATGATTTTTAATGTTCCTgtcaaataaattaacaaatacattaattaatttaagCTGAAGATCTTAAACTTTCTCATATTCAAactaaaatgacttaatttaACCCACAACTCTGccaaaatacaccaaaaataaataacatttgcattactttaataaaacatttattcttttttaacagattttctttatattatgttaattttatgccaatgaaatattttgctataacacaatcattttatttttttggttttaagtgagaaaaaataaatcacagcaCAACTGAATGAAATTTTTGCTGCAATTtagaaatcttttttgttttttcttttcaaactttttcttgtttgtactagaaaaatgtggaattgcaaataaaactgactttaatgtcattctttttttttccagcaataCAATTTTAATGAGACCGATGTACCCAGAGACAACTGGCATCTCTGGCACCCCACTTTGTTGGCAGAGTCGTTGTTCGCGATCGCCAACATCTTTAGCTCTTTGCGCCTCATCTCTCTGTTTACCGCCAACTCCCACCTGGGTCCTCTACAGATTTCGCTGGGTCGCATGCTCCTGGACATCCTCAAATTCCTCTTCATCTACTGTTTAGTGCTGCTGGCCTTTGCCAACGGGCTAAACCAGCTGTACTTTTACTATAAAACAGAAGGTGAAAATAACTGCTATGGCATTCGCTGCCTTCAGCAAAACAACGCATTTTCCACgtaagtcaaaatgttttaaaaaattgtaaggTTAAAGCTGCGTTCTCACCAAATTTCACATCAAGGCGTCctgtttcaatgttaagtcaatatgCAGACGCAATCATCAGAGGTCCTGCGGCGGAATTTGAGCATTGGTGCAGTACGTCGATCTGGCAGCAGCGCGTTGAGAGTTCcaacatctgaactttggcGCGTTACATCAACCAATTAGACGACTTATGGAGAGACtataggcccaatccgaattcttcccttctcccttccccttcatttggcccttcaaacggagagttatgaaaaaacagTGTCTGATAATTTGTTCtttgacgtcatcaataatcgctgCGTTatcgtggagcttccagcgcttgaatatacataacaacagcagtttttattactttaaaaaggtaattctacaccaaaaagtcattacttacgtttacatgtaaacttctgttgttCAGAAtccacccacgtgaagaaaagcgcttttcACGCCACGCGGTTTAACCTCGCGACAGAGAACTTGTTTACCCTCCGCATGGAGAGTCGGatctgaaaaatacatttcccggACACGACGAGCACTTAAACTgctccttcaaatggaggggaaggcagaagggagaagggaagaatttggattggccCTATAGTCTCATCTGATTTGTGTgagcgtaattcttgatttgtaacttgtgtcttCCTGTTTGAGTGTAACTGTGGAtttgtctgtcatttttgatttataagTCATgctattacatttttgtgtaactttaTGTACTTTCAATtttgtattcacatgtacaaaaatgacaaaatacaaaaaatgcaaaatatagctttaaattacaacagcttgacaCTTTAACACTCAAGTTTCTCTGTCTTCATCGCTCCTTCGCAGCTGCGGTTTACCTGCCAGCTGCACAGTCACGGTGATATGAGGCGATGTGAGGTCCTCATCGACACCCAGAGAGCAGACAGTCGATCAGCCCTACGTCCTGCTCCGCTCCCTCGGTGTGCAGAAGGACCTGGCGCTGCCTGCTCCCGCAGTGTAAGGGGAGGGGGTGCTGAGTCGATCAACTCTACGTCCGAGTCTCTGGAGCCGGGCGTGTTGCAATTTTAATTTGAgcatatttagacatttttatactaattattgggacatatctgtttaagaaagtgtgtaaaatatcaaacttcaccggatattattcacaatctaagttcaaagcggctgataaaggcccggtcccactggctttcacagCCGTATGACGGCTGGACCACGGAAAAAAATTCATCCCCGAGGTACAGTCGCTGTTAGGAGTGAACTGGTAGTGCAATGGGCGATATAGGGGCGCGGAATCAACACGCGGTACAAAATTTGTCCGCCGTTACACGCggaaatagttttttaactgcacaaaaattgagaccgcgggtgactgcgtgtggtacCAGCGGTACCGCCGTGTTATAGCTGTGGAACGGCGGTGCAACAGCAGTTTTAGTGCGAGACCGGACCGTGGAGCGGACGCAGGCGAAATTTTGCGCTTGTGTACGGCTGCAGCACGGCCGTTTCCCCGGCCGCTTTGCCCTTGTATCGCTGCTTACATCGTCTTTTTGGCGGCTGATTGAAGGAGGACTGCTCTGGCAGATGAGTGGCTGAGGAGTGACAGAGGAATTGACTCCGGTGTCTGTATCACTGTGTTTCGCGAGCATGCATAAAGTTGGCGCGTCTAAGCCCATAtggcagattttccaactttttcacCTGTGATACACCCATCAAACCCTGTCGGACTGGGCCCTAAGagaactctgatgacccagcattctaggtgcatttaaacgcatcacttataCACAAATCTTTAAGACATGAAAAgtttcacatcagatttgtgcttAAATGCGGTTTTGTATGTGTCAGCCAATTGGTGTGTACTTCTTTAAGATTTTTGTGTAGGTAGTTTCAAGCTGTGGTAAATTAAGGTTGTGCATGTGTTAAttgcattttgtattatttcaaatgtcttaatttttgtACACGTAAATCCAGAGTTATATACAAACATGCACATACAAATCGGACGGATGAAACTATATTCTCTCCATAGGGAATCAGCCTTTTCTTATAATGTATTGATGACCCGATCAGGGaatggagtccaaaaccaacatggagaaGAATCGGATCGTTCTCCTccttaactttatatttttcttttttccattgaaagaaggataaaaatattgtataattttattcctatttttttcttccttgacCTAATGCGGCAAgtacagcaagtcatcaaactgtgTCACAGAGAGgcggaagtaccgctgaaagcgtctgTAGTTCAGAGGGAACTTCTGAAGACAGTGAACCTCGCTGTACTGGgagaatgatctcatgaacccagacatggagacatgattctGTAGAGctctttacaataaataaacctaatcTCTCTtccatttattgtaaataagataTAAAGTCAATGTTCCCATTTAGGCggttgctcctcccacacgcgtcTGGAGCATCAAgttaatcaacacatttttagacaacgtCAATCACCAAATTTGACACTGAAAACCAAATTTgatgtgtttggtgtgaatgcagcctAACATTACACACTTTTACAGTGTTTGTCAATATTTCTGCTTCTCACTAATCTTGTTTGGTTGattttcaggttgtttgaaaCAGTGCAGTCCTTGTTTTGGTCtgtgtttggtttggtttcGCTCTATGTGACCAACGTAAAGCCACACCATGAATTCACTGAGTTTGTGGGCACCACCATGTTTGGCACCTATAACATCATCTCCTTGGTGGTTCTTCTAAATATGCTGATTGCAATGATGAACAACTCCTACCAACACATTGCTGTGAGGGACGTGCATGATTTTTCCCtgctttttttcaactacaaaatgttgggttttttttcctttccacaCATTTTGAtgactttctttttccttttttttcaggatCACGCTGATATAGAGTGGAAATTTGCCAGAACAAAATTATGGATGAGTTATTTTGAAGAAGGGGGGACCTTACCCCCTCCATTCAACATAATACCTAGCCCAAAGTCAGTTTGTTATCTGTTTAGATGGATAACTAAGCATTTGTGTAGGAGGCAAACTAAAATAATCCGTCAAACCTTTGAGACTTTGGGGGTAAGATATTTCTTGGTTTATCTGCTCAACGTTTACTTGTTCTCAGTGCCGATCTATTAGATTAAAACGATATGATCGATTTCTAAACAATTACAAATGAATGGGGCTGCCTGTTCTTCCAATTTGACTGATGTTAATACGAATCATAAGGTCTTCTGTTGAAAAACAGGCAAGTTTTAAGTTGATCCCATCCTATTTTTTCTATTGCAGACACGTGCAGCCAATAACGTCAGATTAAACCACGAGTATCAGGTTAGTTCTTCATAAAGCCCTAAATatcactatttattttttattagtatcAAATGGTGGTTTTAtattataataaatgtttttttaggaggTCATGAAGAATCTTGTGAAGCGATATGTGGCTGCAATGATCAGAGATGCTAAAACAGAGGAAGGGCTGACGGAGGAAAATTTCAAGGTAAGAAGTTGACCTcagattgtttttgcttttgcgTTGGTGGTCCGgtccacttgagatcagacgggttgagcCAAaaggagtttgacacccctggcagagtaaaatataaacgtatatataataatatattacttttggcacacaaaagaacaaatcaTGTATATAACATgagttattttcattatttttctcactttttgtcCTTTGTgggtgctgcccatttcatgacgtcatcctagaacCAGTCTTGGCAGCGTGTCTGCGTTttgcccacaaaaacaaacaacatccgaacttttgcaaagattgacgtgcatattgtgcatataaaatgaaagtcttttgctgatcaccgctagctcagcggagaaagtgggtgtgtgtgttagcctgggggcggtgctggcaatGTACACTCCTCCTGGATGAGATTGTttcccactttgtgatgtcacaatgtgaaaacttgtggattgggaggggctggtgctcagagtggaGGGTTTTAGAGGAATCCTCAGAGATGTGTTAATCGATTATAATAGCACTTTAGGGTTGTATATAGGGAGGAATGAATagaataatacacttaaaagctcaaaaatgtttattttgcttGATGCAGTccctttaaagggttaaaatagcTGACAAGTTGATTGGAAAGTCTTTAATCCTTGTTTTTCAATCATCATAGGAACTGAAGCAGGACATATCCAGTTTCCGATATGAAGTTCTGGGAATGATGAAGGGTAAACCTCACAGCGCAGTTCCAAGTCCAGTCGTCGGCTCCTTCTTGGCTTACCCTGGAAACTCATTCAAATATTGCCCCAAATCTTCCTCTGACAATCCTCAGAAAAGGGTGTCGTTGAGCATCGCCAACAACAACCTGGAGAGGAAAGACTCCAACACGTCCGGCACGGTTTACCCCGAGAACTCCACTAAAAGTCCAGTTGTTGTGGTTAGCACGGAAGACACGTTTTCACCTGTAGCTTCCAATACAGGCTCCCCTCTGAAGTCTGAAAATTTCCTCTCTCCTAAGTTTTGTGAAACGTTTTCTCCTACGGAAGAGGACGAGCAGAAATCTGACGGGAATAACGAGGACCATCTGAGTGCCGAGACAGAAAACGAGGGGACTTTGGAGAAAGTAAACTCTGACGCTCAGGAAACAGAGCATTCTGGTGCCTTTAATTTAAGTGAAGTACCAAATGGgccaaaaaagtgcaaaaactaATCAAATATTCATGAGGTTTCtagcttttaattaaaataagtcAGCAGAAACTTCATAGTAGTTGAATGCCTATTCTAATCAACTATATAATGGGACACTATATAATCTTTGTATCCTTTTATTATGGATAAAGTACTGTGGATAGCTCTTGTGTTTCTTCAGGGATCCTTGAAAAACTTGATTACCAAAGGAGTTCTGACACCCTGCTGCCTTTCCATTTCCCCTCCTCATTCATCCCTCCTTGTACCATAACTTAAAATAATCTGATGAAATAGTATTACTCTTCTTATCCTGCATAATAGCTTGTCCTTGTGTTGTACCGTAAAATCAGAACAAATATGAAAATCCTTCACACTGTGCATAAACGTGCCTCTTTTTTAGAGAGCTAGAGTATTAAATTTGCCAACctgaaatgtttaacttttattaaaactgttaGCGTTggagaaaaataactttaatattgtttgagaaatgtgtttttcactgTTATTTTTACCAGgtgctatttttatttcagcctTGTTCAtctttgatgaatatttttttgcataaagtaAGTAAGACATGTACTGCTGTGTAATAAAATACATGTTGTCTTTTATGTAATATTGTGTTATTTggacaagatttttttagaacatCTTGGAAAAAGGGATAAATCAcaatgaagtgtgcattatcgcTGATAATGCGTGCTGTAAAGTGCATTATCCTGccataccatggtcacttacaaaagaaaaaagtattcaatcaattttttagtactttattcttggtatttttattttttatttttttggtttaagtcactttttcacaaaaagcagactgtTTGATACTTGGTGCTGtatgttgtcatggtaacggcacAAGCCTTGACTGCAGCGGCAAAAGAAAGCGTTATATATGCTGATTTTCaatgataggttaaataaagaatcagttcagagagaaaatgtaattcttatttttgttcagaagatgaagcaaaagtttgaagcctgcgcagtgatactTTTAGCTTATGTGACCGGAGCTACTTTTTTAGGTATGGTTTATAATGGTGAATTATCACTTTGTATATCATGGTCTGgctgaatactcaattctgggtatggattaaaaagtgataattcactgtgataatgcacacctaaaaataaattacagtcacatatcctaaatgttctatatcactgtgcaggtttctttaaataaactcttgctttatctggacaaaaacaagcagtaagaggtgaactttctctctgaactgatgctttatttaacctattgtGATGATCAGCATATAAGTCCCTTTACTTTGTCACTGCAATCTAGATGAAGAAATAActagaataaagtactaaaaatcaactgaaaatgtatttcttttgtaaatgaccatgttCTAAGCAGGATAACGTCCttcgaagtgtgcattatcagaaatgtacTCACTGTGCAGAAGCAACCGTCCTCAACTTCACGccggatgttttttttcaatggcgtgtgttaattattaataaatttgAGTAACAGACTTtccaagaaattaaaaattagagATGCAGTTCAGAGACActaaggccaaatccaaattcttcccgtACTCCTACATTTAGTCCACCACACAGAGTTAATggtggttgtgtccgaattcccccataactcctaactactaaaaaactatatagtgtgggactagttccctggattttaaaggcaatttgaACATGATGCTCactgcttttctttcatttttctaaacaccagatatgacgtcaccaatttcacaaaattaaaatcaagtcaatacaaacatttcacgacgtttattta encodes:
- the trpc4b gene encoding short transient receptor potential channel 4b isoform X1, encoding MSQLYYKKTESCSYRDRIPLRIVRAEAELSSLEKAYLGAVEKGDYGSVKQALEEAEIYFRININCIDSLGRTALLIAIENENLEIIELLLSYNVHVGDALLHAIRKEVVGAVELLLNHKKPRGEKQVPGILLDKQFSDFTPDITPIILAAHTNNYEVIKLLLQRGVSIPQPHAVRCNCVECMSSTDVDCLRYSRSRLNIYKALASPSLIALSSEDPFLTAFQLSWELKELSRVENEFKAEYEELSHTCKQFAKDLLDQTRSSKELEIILNYRDDLNPILDENTNDLARLKLAIKYCQKEFVAQPNCQQLLASRWYDKFPGWRRRHWAGKLITCFFIGLLFPLLSLFYLICPKSRYGLLIRKPFVKFICHTASYLTFLLLLFLASQHIHYTDKNNKTHSIQGPPPTIVEWMILPWIIGFIWTEIKQMWDNGLEDYADDWWNIMDFIMNSLYLATIALKIVSYAKMKQYNFNETDVPRDNWHLWHPTLLAESLFAIANIFSSLRLISLFTANSHLGPLQISLGRMLLDILKFLFIYCLVLLAFANGLNQLYFYYKTEGENNCYGIRCLQQNNAFSTLFETVQSLFWSVFGLVSLYVTNVKPHHEFTEFVGTTMFGTYNIISLVVLLNMLIAMMNNSYQHIAVRDVHDFSLLFFNYKMLGFFSFPHILMTFFFLFFQDHADIEWKFARTKLWMSYFEEGGTLPPPFNIIPSPKSVCYLFRWITKHLCRRQTKIIRQTFETLGTRAANNVRLNHEYQEVMKNLVKRYVAAMIRDAKTEEGLTEENFKELKQDISSFRYEVLGMMKGKPHSAVPSPVVGSFLAYPGNSFKYCPKSSSDNPQKRVSLSIANNNLERKDSNTSGTVYPENSTKSPVVVVSTEDTFSPVASNTGSPLKSENFLSPKFCETFSPTEEDEQKSDGNNEDHLSAETENEGTLEKVNSDAQETEHSGAFNLSEVPNGPKKCKN